The genomic window ACATTGTTGGTGTAACAAATGTTGGCCTCGCACTCCAAATCCGCAGTCTATTAGAATGTTTATGACTTGAGAAACTCTTACTCTAGTGCAATATGCAAAGAAACCCAAGGATAAAAGGTGATGGTTTAATCCGCGTGCCTACTTTACAATCGAGACCTACTACAGCATATCCCCACAACTACGCGGCGTAAACCATTCTGCAGATTCCACTTGAGCCtgataaaaaaaatcaacagccTCCAACTTTATGGAAAGCTCTTAATGAACTGTGGCGCAAGAGAAGGCAATCTTGCTTCGATTCAGTATCTGGTTCCCCAAGTCATTTCCCCGACCCGACCCCTCCCCTTTTCTCTAAACACCTGTTGGAGATACACTTAAGAAACAGAAGCGCCGACACAACCTGCTTTCCTGAAATTAGCCAATGCTCACCGCATATAGGTATGCAGATATTTGACTAGCAAACACAGATGCTACGTATCTGTACGTCCTCTCCCCGGCAATCcgtctaaaaaaaaagaaaaaacaaaagggtGAAGCGGCAAGCTGAGGTCCTTCAGTACCTTGTCGGAAACGGACTCTGGGAAGCGCAGAGGGGCTTCCTGACTCGCGCCTAAACGGTCGCGCGGGGCAGTCTAGCGGACGCTCAGGACAGGGCGGCCCGCCCCCTGCCAGCCTCGGGGCTCCCCCCTGCCAGCCTCGGGGCTCCCCCGCGCCCTCCCCTGGGTCAGAACACTGGGGCTTCCGCGCTTGTTCGCGGTGCCCCACGCGCCGACCCCGACTTGCCGGCTGCCGAAGCGGCTCCCTTCTCAGCCCCTAAAGGTCTCGGGACCTCTCAGGGCAGGGCCCGAGGCAACTGAGGAGGCCGTCCCGAGTTTGCCTCAGCGCCGCCGACCGCAGCCTGGCCGCGGCTTCAGCTAGCCTGGCTCAGTCCAGTCAGCCCGCCCGCCCCTTCATACGTTCGTCGACCCCGCACACCTCGCACCACAACACCTGCGAGTCTCTGGGGTCGCGCCGAGGCCGCGCCCGGCAGGGGGAGGAGCCTGCGGACGCCCCGCCGCGTGGAGCGCGCCAGGTGAGCACGCCTGCGCAGTCGGGCCGTAAACAAgcccgcccccttctcctcgCCGGCCTCCGCCGGGCCGGCTCACGGGTGGGAGGGGCCAGAAAGAAGGGGCGGGGGCGTGGGGGGGGGTAGGGAGGAAAGAGCGAGAGCCCCGGGACGGCGCCTGCGCGGTGGGCGTGATCCGGGCACTTAGGGCAGGATGAACGCTGCTTTCCAAGATGGCgacggagggaggagggaaggagatgaACGAGATTAAGACCCAATTCACCACCCGGGAAGGTCTGTACAAGCTGCTGCCGCACTCGGAGTACAGCCGGCCCAACCGGGTGCCTTTCAACTCGCAGGGCTCTAACCCTGTCCGCGTCTCCTTCGTAAACCTCAACGACCAGTCTGGCAACGGCGACCGCCTCTGCTTCAATGTGGGCCGGGAGCTCTACTTCTATATCTACAAGGGGGTCCGCAAGGTACCGACCGGGGCGTCAGCGGGACTTCGCCCCGGCGTGGGCAGAGGCCGGGGGCAGGGCGGTGACAGCGGGGGGCCGGGGTGGCCGCCGCTCTCACTTTGGAGTGGGCCGGCAACTCCACCGGAGTGCTCCTGAGGAAGGGGGGATTCGGGAGGAGGAGggtggcggcggcgggggcggtgGAGTGGGGCCGCGGGGTGCGGGGCTCGGCCCGAGAGGCCCCCGGGAACGTGTGGGGCCGGCTGCCGTCCCTTCGGCGGGTTTGTCAGGTTCTGACACGGCCGGGGAGCCGGGCCTGCGAGTCCCCGGAAGAGGTGGGGTGGCCGTCTGGTCGCGGCTTGGGCCGCCTCGCCTCCCGGGGAGGGTTGCGAGTCCGGCTCTGGGTGAGAGACCAGGGGCGGCTGGGGGCAGATCTGTAAGGCGGAACCCGGCCGGGAGGCGGAGGACTCGGTCAGAAATGGACCGGCTCGGCACCGAGGGCCGCCTCACCTGCTGCCGCACCGCCACTCACTATGAGCCTCTTCTGCTGTTAGCACTTGGCCgtttccaaaaaaaagaaaaatcatccgAGGGAGGCCGGCTGTCACTTGTCTCCGCGGAGGGAACCTTTCTCCTGAGAGATTGTTAAGGGAGGGGTCATCTTGTCCCTTACAGTATGGAAAGGGCTGAGGACCACACTTGGGAGTGGAGGAGATGTTTTCAGTGAACTGAGCTGGTTCTTAGGGATGCTGTATGAGCGTGCCCAGATCCATCCTCGTCCAACAAGTCAGACTGTATGTGCCCAGCAAGGGAGGGATATGCCTTAAAAGCTGCTTCACAAGAACCATTATTCTGGGCGGGCGATTTTAACAGTAATTCTGGCAAGCATGTAATCATCCTCTTAAAGTATCTCTTTGAAAGAAGCAACTTATTAGAACTTTTCTTTCATTGGCTACGTAACTGTGTTCTCATTGAGAACTGCTTACTTTTGAGATACGCCGTCTGGGAGTTCACTCTtggaaaaatgaggaaattaatgccccccccccccgccccccagcaccTGGGCGTGGGAAAAGGTGTTAACAGATTAATTTATAAATGGTCAGTGTGAAAATAAATTGTGTGTATTGAAGGCTGAACGTTTCCCCGGATATACTGTATCCAGAAGCAGTGGGTTTTTGCTTGGTTACAGGATCTAGGAACGTGGCAGTGGTATCTAGATGGAGCAGGTTGTCTCATTTGTTCCCGGTGAGCCTATCTGTTAGTGTTTGCGCTAAGTGTACTACTGTGTTTGAGGTATCCTGTTATAAATTACCGCAGGGAAATCGCTTGACTTTGTTCTTTTGCAGAATTGGAAAAGTCTGAAGTAGTTAGTAGTCTAGGAGTTGAAGTTTTTAGTCCTACCCTCAACTTTGTCACTGACTTGCTGGGTGGCCTTTGACGAGTTTCTTAACTTCTATCTGCAGCTCTTTCAAACAGAATATTGCAGTACAGCTGTTGTGCAGTATACCATTGTGGTTTTTAGTATTATGACTAGAATGAACTTTAAAGGCCCGAAACATTCAGTAGGTGTAAAATACAGTTCAGATAAGCGTTAAGAGCATCTGTCACACAGGAGCGTTTATCTTGATATTGATGCAGTGACTGAAAGGATCAGCTTTTTCTCTGAAAATAAGTTTTGAATTTTAAGTTGTTAAATTGatttacaaaaaaatttaaaagtgccTAAAGCTAAATATATTAAGTTACTAGTGTAAACAttaccttaaaaaatttttttttcttttaaagtatgcTATTTTTGAAGCATTCTAGTGGCAAACTGTATCTGTACCTGGTAGCTCTGGTTTGTATCATAAAAATAGGTCTCTTGCCTGGAAGTATCATAATGGTGCCTACTTTTAGTCCTACTCAATGAAGGATGAATTAGGAGATCTTTTCAAAACTAcaccaaaaaattattttaaacaagaCAAATCTTAAACATGTAAATTTGCCTTCAGCTGTATAATTTACTTGAGCACATTAACTTTtctgtaaaatttcattttcatgtgGTAATATCTTGTAGATACATTTGCATTATATGTTGGACATTTAAGCTCTTTTCTAGccactgtaatttttttaaaaaagcatgtcCAAGAAtgagtttgcatttatttttatttctgaatataaGTGATTGTTTTTATGACtctgttttctgattttaaaacacaACAGATacttttccttaattaaaaaatcttaattaaaGGTAACCTTAAAAacttcaaattttactttttgggGTTAGGAATTATAAATCTGTATTTGACATTTCGTCGTTTtgactctttaaaattttttcctttgggGCATATGAAGTTTTACAACAATTAATCAGATTATTTACATCGTTTAGAAGATTTAAAGTTGGATGAATACATTCAACTTAAATCTGACTGTGGATCTTTTATTAAAGTCTAGTTGGTTTATAgtataatattagtttcaggtgtaaggCATAGTGAggcagtatttttacagattatactccattaaaagtataagataatggctataattccctgtgccatacagtgtATTCTTgtgtcttgtttattttatacatcattTGTATCTCTCATCCTGTACCTGTAACTTGCCCCTTCCGCCTTCCCTCTCCCTTTGGTAACTGCTAACTTGTttcctctgtgagtctgtttctgttttacatagATGTTCCTTTgtgttatttttagattccacatacagtaTGTGAtgtcatgcagtatttgtctttttctgagtTACGTCACTAAGTGATATTCCCTAGGTCCATGCACACTGCTGCAAATCTGGGTCTTCTAAAGACCTTAAATTATGAACTCTGTACTGTCATTGCTGAAAGCAAGGGTGGGGTCCTGGGGAAATAGAGTAGATGAGGAGGTAGTCAAAGACCTAAGCTGAGGAGTGTGATCTTGGCCCCTTGAAAACACAGGTCAGTTGCTAGAGCTGAAAGGGACCTTCAGTTTACAGAGTCTCACCCCTTTGGAGAAAGCCAAGGCTAGAGAGGATGTGCAAACTGTGAATCAGTTTTTTTCTCGAGGTAAAGAATTCATGACAAAGAAGCACAACTGAATCTAAACAGCTGTCTTAGTGAGAAGAGACCTATCTAGCTTTTTGGTTGCACAGATAACCGTATACTTCAGGCTCTTCAGAATTTACCCCAGCATTTTGCCCTGTGTAAGCTTATTGAATCTTCCAATCCTGTTAGGTAGAtgaagcatcatttctttttggaACCAAAGTTCCGAGTAGGGTTTCTTGTGTGAAAACATctagttttataaatttattttgctgAACTAAAAATAATATGGACACTGATTTAATACTGAGGGTAAACTCATTGTTTCAGCAAAGATTTAAGTGACTACTATGATAATAATTCTACTCGGCAAGGTAATGTGGGATACCCAAAGACGAGTGAGACCCTGCCTTTCTCCCCCAAAACTTTCAGCTACTAGCTTTCTTTATGCAttctttggtttccttttttaaaaaaagaggtttTAGGATAAAGATGCCAAGGTACTGGGCTTGTTGTACCAACTCTTTGATTTTATGGAAATCTGTTGTAGCATAAATGAGAATGCCACCACTCAGATCCCTGCTTAAACATCACTTCTCAGCATATCCTTCTTTGAATTCCCAGTCTAGATCAGTTTTCCCCATCATATGTTTTTATAGCATCCTATACTTTGTCTTTCTAGAACTTTTCTCAATTTGTAATTCTCTATCTCTTCTAGAAACAAAGCTCTCTTAGAATGGaggtctttctgttttctctgtcttcCTACATGAAGTAGACCCCTACAGTTaaatttgttgagtgaatgactgGGTAAAGCGTCTATGCCCATCTATGTCCTACTTTAAAAAGATGTTTAGAGACTTCCCTAgtagtcaagtggttaagaatatgcctggcaatgcaggggccctgggttcaatccctggtccaggaactaagatcccacatgaactggagcaacttagccttcatgccacaactagagagaagccggTGCACAGCAACAGAAGATCTTGCATGtggcagctaagacctgatgcagccacaTACATTAGTTTAAAGAAAGATCTTTAGGTGCTGGAAGATGTATCCAGTTTTAGGCCTAAAATTACCATGTATCTTTAGtagctcatgtcttttaaaagacatttttattttatttttttttaataaaaaaaaacaaaaaacttttttttttttttttttctggactacACAGCTTACAGGTTCTTAGTTCCCTCatcagggattgaattcaggttTCCGGCAGTGAAAGAGccgagtgctaaccactggactgccaaggattcccaaaatgcattttactttattaaaaactGACAgtactttttcatatttctttttctttattgttcatTTGGCCGCACCAGTTTTCATTGCAGCAGACTGGGTCTTCCGTCTTcactgtggcgtgtgggatctttagtcGCAACCTGTGAGCgctcagttgcagcacatgggatctagttccctgaccagagatcacaTCTCGGCCCCCTACATTGAGAGCCAccagtcttaactactgggcccCCAAGGAAGTCCCCTCAAAAGATGTAATAAATTTGTTAGTTGGTaacaaatttctctctctctatatataactGGGAAATTATGTAGCAAGAGACAGTAAAGTGGTAGAAAGCACCAAATGGTGCAGGTTACTTTTGATTTGCTTCTGTCAAACCATGTTACCTACCAGACCTATGTGCTGTCAGAcaacttttcaaatttttaaaaaatattttattgaaacataattgatttgcagtgttgtattagtttctggtatacagcaaaatgattcagttatacatatatgtctatatactttttcatatccttttccattatggcttattataGGCTATTGAATCTAGTTCTCTGTGGAGGACCTTGTTTATCCTAATTTATGCCTTCTCGACACCCCCCTGTAAAATATTAGTTTGTTTATGGTTGctctgggtctccgttgctgtgcGCGGACTTTCTCTAATTGCTTTAAGCAGGGCTGCTTTCTAGCTGCGGTGCTCtggcttctcctcctcctctttttgcAGACCACAGGCTCTGGGTGCTCAGGCTTTAGTACTTGCGGCTTGGAGGcttacagcatgtggaatcttcccagaccagggatggaacccatgtctctgccctgcattggcaggccgattcttaaccacgtggccaccagggaagtcctccttctttttaaattgaatcaAACAAGTATTTAAAGCTACACTCAGAATTACTTAACATTCGAAGCAAAGAGCCTTTACATTTTGCCCGCCATCTTAAGATTCTGGGCCATCGATGTACTGTCCAGAGATTGAAGCAATTCTTACAAGAGATGAAAAGTAGAATTAGATGGTATCCAAGGCctttttggtaaagaatctgcctgcaattcaggaggccagggttcgatccttggtttaggaagatcccctggagaaggaaatggcaacctactccagtattcttgcctggagaattctgtggacagaggaacctggcgggctgcagtccatggggtcacaaagagtcggactaagtgactgacacacacGCAAGGCCTTTTCAGTTCTTAAGATTGTATGATTCCGTGCCCAATGATTTTTGAATGAAAATttgtctttggggaaatgtcttcCTGACTTGGTTTCATTGACTACTTTTTGAATGGGAATTGGGAAGAGTGGGGTGTGTAGTGAAAGCAGGTTGAACATACAGTGATTCTAGGTCTTTATTGCTAGAAAAAGCTTGGGTACTCACCATGCTGAGATGAAGCTGGGGTCAGAAGGTCAGTTAATAATAATAGCCAAAATGTTTTTTGAGATGGAGTTATCCAGGAGAGTTATGGGTTGACTTGAGAAACAATGAGTGTTCCGTATAGGAAATATCAAAGTCTCTTTGTCAAAGACTGCAGGACCACCTGTTGGTGACCGGGGGATTCATGCTTCATGTGGGAGGGTGAACTACATGCCTTTTAAAGCTTTTTATCCACAGACTAGTTTTAGATACTAGATTGCTCTAAAGAAGGTCATATTCACACCCTTCTCCCCATTTGTATTTTCACACCATTCTGCTCCCCATTTATTATTTAGAAGAGGCTTAGAAGTTCAGAATTTTTTTATATCAAATTCACTTTGAGAAATCTTATACTTAGTTTAGTAGGGCACATAAGGAATTgaatggaaatcttttttttcccccattaaggGCTACTTAATGACTTCTGAAGTATTCATATAAAGATTAATTTGACTATAGAATCATCTATACTGAGGGTGAAGCATGTTCATTTATCGCCTAAAGCAGGCTTGAGAAACTTGCATGTGATACCTTGGTTCCCTTGGCCTTGAAGAGGAGGATGGTGCTGATACTTGGAGAGGCTCCATGGGTGGATGTGAGCCGTGGTGAGACGCTCCCAGAGCGTGTCAGTGAGAGCCAGGAGCTAGGATGAGTGTCGTTCTTTCAGCAAATATCTGTGGGGCGCACCTCCCAGATACGTGGTGCTAGATCTGtctttgttgtcgttcagtcgctaattcacgtccaactctttgcgaccccatggactgcagcacgccaggcttccctgtccttcactctttccaagagtttgttcacactcatgtccattgggtcagtgctGGGCGTAGACAAAGTCTATGCCCTCAAGAAACTTACATCACCTGTATGTATTATTGTTGAGTTAATCATCTAGTAATTTCTAGTGTTTATTGTATACTGGTAAAAAACTTGAGCAAGAATCAAAACGTAGTGGATTTTGTCGCTGACTAGTTTGGCTATAGGCCTAAAgaacctcatttttaaaataaacgtAAAGATTTTCATAGTCTGGTATTGTCTTAGAGACCATTTTAATTTATATCTCAGCTAGGTTAGTTTGTGTAGAAATATGAAATGTGGTCCTATTTGTTAGAAATAGAcatcaaaaatagaaataactttATTTGGTAGACATTCCcaattttcattttcagtgcatttaaaatatcaatgacAGGTTATCCTCTGAACATCTGACATCTGTTTTTCATAACAGAGTACAAGATGTGtcttgttttgaaaaaaataatcctCATTCATCAAGCGTTTTTTGCTGAATTGCTATATACAAGTTACTACTATCTCTCGTGGGTGACGTGAAGGTAAATTAAGATACTTGCTATCTGTACGGAGCTTGTATttttgtcttgatgattgtagtaGAAGTAGAAAGTGTGTGCTCGTCTCACGGCACGAGCAGCACACGAGTCCGATGGGTTCAGGGGCGAGGGTGACGTGGGGGAGTCTTTCTCTGCCTAGGGGAAGAATTCTGGGTTGGGTTTCACATAGATGATTGGGCCTGAAATGTGGTGTACGGATCACATTTTTGTAAATTCCAAAATGTGTAGCCTTGTATTTCTGATTTCAGAAATGCTTTGTCTTTACTTCTCATTGACCCTTAGTTGGCAGTTACTCTTACCTTTTCTAACCCTTTCCACttatttgttattattactttaaaatttttattggactatagttgacttacagtactTTGTTTCAGGTATTCAGCAGAATGGGTGTGTtacacatgtatccactcttttttagattcttttcccagataggccattacagagtattgagtagagttccctgtgctatataaaaAGTCCTTAACTAGCTGTGTTATATTTGGTAGTGTGTATACGTCAATCgcagtctcccagtttatcctgCCCCCCAGTCTTAACCTTTCAGCATTTTTACCAACTTCACTGCTTCTCTGACAATTGGTAATTTGGAAACTGAGTAATGTTGGTTCTGTTTTGTAGTATGGAATTTTAAACAGTAGGGTAGATGGTATTAATACTAAAAACAAGTCAAATCAGCCtgtgctacattaaaaaaattatattgttttattttgtttttttatgtagtatagttgctttacaatgtcgttagtctttttgtttttcattttaattttttggctctgctgggtctctgttgcgctctcttcctgccctgagcAGGGGCTGTTCTTCagtgcggtgctcaggcttctggttgcagcggcttctcttgttgcagagctcaggctcagttgtggtgcacgggtgtagttgctccgtggcatgtggaatcttccgggatcagggatccaaccagtgtccTCGGCATTGGCGGGCGGGTTCTTatcccctgggccaccagggaagtcttgtgcTACATAACTGTAGATTTTTATGAGAAAGAAGCAAGAACCATTCATGAGGAAGgaattttaaaggtttttatattttaaaattaagaatgggaatatttttcacatattttcaaGTAACCATATTGTAGTTTATCCCTGTGATATTAAGCTGTTTTTCCGTCGGTTGGTTCATAGCCAGGCTCACCATtgtagggggtggggtggagtggggtaggtggggtgtgtgtgtgtgtatgtgtgttcctGCTACAACAGAACTGGTCCAGGTGCTCATTCTCTACTTTAATCTTTGCTTCAGAGGCTCTGTCTTGTCTTAATgtttcatttaataaatgtttgagtGGTTTTAGGGGCTTTCTTGGTGGGTCTGGTGGTTGAGACTCCGAGTTTGcactgcagaggatgtgggtttaatccctggttgggaaacagattccacatgcctcgtggtgctgtcaaaaaaaatttttttttgagtggTTTTATGTGAGAAGCAGTATACTGGACTCTGGGAAATCAAAGATGTGTAAGTTGATCCCTGAGCCCAGGAGGATTATCATCCAACCAAGGAGACAAGATATTCACACACTTCCTCTTTCAAGATTCCAGTGCCTGCTCTACATTGTTGTTGAGACTGAACCTCTGTGGTCAGGGAGCTGACAGTCCAGTAGGAGGATAAATGGCTGTTCATTCATCTAATATGTAATGGACCTGTAAGCCCAAAGACAAGTAAGACATGGTCCCTGGCCTAACATGACCGTAACCAGGTGTTAAGATTGATGAACGAGTGGTGGTGAGATGTATGGTGTCTGCTATTTTAGACAGTATTCACTTACTGGGgctcttcttttttatggctacaGTGTGAggcttgcagggtcttagttccctggccagggattgaaccccaggccctTGGCACTGAGAACACAGAGTCCTGACgcgactggactgccagggaactccctggggCTTCTTAATCTGATCAGAATTTAGGAGGTATGTCAACCTAGATGGGGAGAAAcattttacatctttatttttaactgaacttCTAACTGAGTTCTAATGTGCTCTTCAATTATGAACATGGGCAACAAATCACGTAGTAACAGACCTGTGACTTATCACCAGTGAAAACCACAGGTGTTTGCATATCACATTATGGCTGTTGCAGAATATCAAACATCATTTATACTCATCACTACTTTGAAATTACAGTAGTTAGTGGATCTGCTACTAGAACCCGTTATTCAGTgtgaaataaactttaaaaaatcctaaatttGTTTAATATAGTATTACTATTAATATAATCGATCtctttgtcatctttttttttggatcttcgttgcagcgcacaggctccTTGTTGCCGCGCGTGGACTTCGCTCTGGGggtggcgtgtgggcttctcgttgcagtggcttctcttgtggagcgtgGGGTTTAGAGCTCGTGGCTTGggagttgtggctcacgggcttagttgccatgGGGCATATGGGATcgtagttcccagatcaggggttgaatccatgtcGCCTGTGTCACAGGCagacttttaaccactggatcaccagggaagtccctcctttatACTCTTTTGTATTAAGAATATTATTATGAGGAATCCATGGTACAGAAAGTTTAAGCATCCTGAGCAGATAATCTTGGCTTGCCTTCTTCAGAGTATTGTATGTGATTAAATGTGAGGAGGGCAGCTGGTTTCTTCTGTCGGGTGAGCTTCGCTCTGTGAAGTGGTCTCTGTGGCGCCTCCGGCGGGTGGTATTTACTCAGCAGCTGAGTCTAGGATTCTGAGTCGCGGGTTTGAGTGCTGCGTTTCGTTGTCCTCCTCATGGTTCTGTGCCCTTGGTGCCCTAAATAGAGGGAGAGGTACAAGGTGGACTGTGTTTCTGTTGGCTCCTGGAGTGGATGATTACAGTGTGATGTTTCCTTGTCTCAAATGCAGTGGGAACTTAGGTTTTAACAGGCTACATTTGAACTGAATTCCGACGGGTGGACGGGCAGAAGACGGAGAGGACTCTGAACGAGGGGCCTGGGAGCCCAGCGCCTAAGGATGTGGCATTTGATGGCTCCTCCTGAAAGTGCTGAGCGGCTCCTGAGGGTTGAAGCTTGTGCAGGTTTTGGGAGGACAGGGTTATATTCCTTAGTGAGTGACGGTTTAATGTTGGGTATATCCTAGCTTCTAGAACTTTCAGTatgattttttgaaatttttttttttttttttactgtattttcattcttttgatacTGCTTCTGCAGGAACGGAT from Bos taurus isolate L1 Dominette 01449 registration number 42190680 breed Hereford chromosome 21, ARS-UCD2.0, whole genome shotgun sequence includes these protein-coding regions:
- the WDR20 gene encoding WD repeat-containing protein 20 isoform X8, whose product is MATEGGGKEMNEIKTQFTTREGLYKLLPHSEYSRPNRVPFNSQGSNPVRVSFVNLNDQSGNGDRLCFNVGRELYFYIYKGVRKAADLSKPIDKRIYKGTQPTCHDVNHLTATAESVSLLVGFSAGQVQLIDPIKKETSKLFNEEMASSWRV
- the WDR20 gene encoding WD repeat-containing protein 20 isoform X7, translating into MATEGGGKEMNEIKTQFTTREGLYKLLPHSEYSRPNRVPFNSQGSNPVRVSFVNLNDQSGNGDRLCFNVGRELYFYIYKGVRKAADLSKPIDKRIYKGTQPTCHDVNHLTATAESVSLLVGFSAGQVQLIDPIKKETSKLFNEEGSLSAPSQATPPGGTAV